A stretch of the Actinomycetota bacterium genome encodes the following:
- a CDS encoding malonic semialdehyde reductase, with protein sequence MNDTPLSPAAQELLFLEARSANTFTDAPVTDDQLRDIWDLMKWAPTSSNTNPLRILYLRSAEARERAVAHLAEGNRAKTLTAPMTALLAADLEFQEFMPDLFPARPELREVFGEMEGRAEMAKFNATLQAAYFIIAVRAIGLAAGPMSGFDYPAMDQEFFPDGRHASVLVVNFGEPGPDAWFPRLPRLDYGQAVTEL encoded by the coding sequence ATGAACGACACACCCCTCAGCCCCGCAGCCCAGGAGCTGCTGTTCCTCGAGGCCCGCAGCGCCAACACCTTCACCGACGCGCCGGTCACGGACGACCAGCTTCGGGACATCTGGGACCTCATGAAGTGGGCGCCCACGTCGTCCAACACCAACCCGCTGCGCATTCTCTACCTGCGCTCGGCCGAGGCGCGCGAGCGCGCGGTGGCGCACCTGGCCGAGGGCAACAGGGCGAAGACCCTCACGGCCCCGATGACCGCCCTGCTGGCTGCCGACCTGGAGTTCCAGGAGTTCATGCCGGATCTCTTCCCGGCACGGCCCGAGCTTCGCGAGGTATTCGGCGAGATGGAGGGCCGCGCGGAGATGGCGAAGTTCAACGCCACGCTGCAGGCGGCCTACTTCATCATCGCGGTGCGGGCCATCGGCCTGGCCGCCGGACCCATGAGCGGCTTCGACTACCCCGCGATGGACCAGGAGTTCTTCCCCGACGGCCGCCACGCGTCGGTGCTGGTGGTCAACTTCGGCGAGCCCGGGCCGGACGCGTGGTTCCCGCGCCTGCCGCGCCTGGATTACGGGCAGGCAGTTACCGAGCTGTGA
- a CDS encoding DUF1254 domain-containing protein — protein MKRTAIVRAAGISAAALIVTIPATASALPKGPPSPLTNPAAITELAADAYTWGVAPEFVYRFLKYNALRTAPVNMLGGKGTQAAAWNNLATNAGDASVLYLNSMLDLSGRKYPSSQNGGTKELVLTVPPSAQNYYVVNVLDSFINSTGSMGTRTTPSNKRQTYLVVGPTSQYANKRTVRIGGKVFRVMTQDTNLGWILIRIRADSLVPSSNPASVNAVDETVVKRFALNTLAQYQKNRYRPIYPKTTSYPPSNQQIQRSEKWANAPAQATAFMAQLGQSLAQSPMPSRTTGIGNTPLKALPAWVVPQANAKKLYQNPSFGQERQLRLLKPLGLTAQGWKLPRNWGTDQLNALQAGYEKGDAGVTDLSTAVGVSAATNYWSFLNTNIGTYPNNLLGWAFRAVIVQEGGSANVPPDAVYAQINQTAGTAATQMVGDNTYSMTFMPPPAPGAPLPANGTMPPMVNDSSGNPKGFWSVHLYQTDPTESKAPYLTQASVLNLAYSQANQTVVSVDASADTITVNMPTWGGAPVASTPIFVGTGASAYGFKPNTPYYVATTPTTAGSGSTATYTFKVSATWQQQLSPGNVPIQGPDGTPTNMVDVQAGSGTLQWGPIQPVSQLGSQQITSGQLKKNADGSVTLWIGPTLPAGAPATNWLPSPSQAYYQQVYGKAGMPTNIRPLLRMYYPTPGSDTAPSILQPPSGATQSTWVPPLVTKVG, from the coding sequence ATGAAGCGCACGGCAATCGTCCGAGCCGCAGGCATCAGTGCCGCGGCACTGATCGTGACCATCCCGGCCACCGCGTCGGCCCTGCCCAAGGGCCCGCCGTCGCCGCTCACCAACCCGGCCGCGATCACGGAACTGGCCGCCGACGCCTATACGTGGGGCGTGGCGCCGGAGTTCGTCTACCGCTTCCTCAAGTACAACGCGTTGCGCACCGCCCCCGTGAACATGCTGGGGGGCAAGGGCACGCAGGCCGCGGCATGGAACAACCTCGCCACCAACGCCGGTGATGCCTCGGTGCTGTACCTCAACTCGATGCTCGACCTCAGCGGGCGCAAGTACCCGTCGAGCCAGAACGGCGGCACCAAGGAGCTCGTGCTCACCGTGCCGCCCTCGGCGCAGAACTACTACGTGGTGAACGTGCTCGACTCGTTCATCAACTCCACCGGCAGCATGGGCACGCGCACCACGCCGTCGAACAAGCGCCAGACCTACCTGGTGGTGGGCCCCACGTCGCAGTACGCGAACAAGCGCACCGTGCGCATCGGCGGCAAGGTATTCCGCGTGATGACCCAGGACACCAACCTGGGCTGGATCCTCATCCGCATCCGCGCCGACTCGCTGGTGCCCTCCAGCAACCCGGCCTCGGTGAACGCCGTGGACGAGACCGTGGTGAAGCGCTTCGCGCTCAACACGCTGGCGCAGTACCAGAAGAACCGGTACCGGCCCATCTACCCCAAGACCACGTCGTACCCGCCCAGCAACCAGCAGATCCAGCGCTCGGAGAAGTGGGCCAACGCGCCGGCGCAGGCCACGGCGTTCATGGCGCAGCTGGGGCAGTCGCTCGCGCAGAGCCCCATGCCCTCGCGCACCACCGGCATCGGCAACACGCCCCTCAAGGCGCTGCCCGCCTGGGTGGTGCCGCAGGCGAACGCGAAGAAGCTCTACCAGAACCCGTCCTTCGGGCAGGAGCGCCAGCTCAGGCTGCTGAAGCCGCTCGGGCTCACCGCCCAGGGCTGGAAGCTGCCGCGCAACTGGGGCACCGACCAGCTGAACGCCCTGCAGGCCGGATACGAGAAGGGCGACGCCGGGGTCACCGACCTGTCGACGGCGGTGGGCGTCTCGGCCGCCACCAACTACTGGAGCTTCCTCAACACCAACATCGGCACCTACCCCAACAACCTGCTGGGCTGGGCCTTCCGGGCGGTGATCGTGCAGGAGGGCGGCTCGGCCAACGTGCCGCCGGACGCCGTGTACGCGCAGATCAACCAGACCGCGGGCACCGCCGCCACGCAGATGGTGGGTGACAACACCTACTCGATGACCTTCATGCCGCCGCCGGCCCCCGGTGCGCCGCTGCCGGCCAACGGCACCATGCCGCCCATGGTCAACGACTCGTCGGGTAACCCCAAGGGCTTCTGGTCGGTGCACCTCTACCAGACCGACCCGACCGAGTCGAAGGCGCCGTACCTCACCCAGGCCAGCGTGCTGAACCTGGCCTACTCGCAGGCCAACCAGACGGTGGTGTCGGTGGATGCCTCGGCCGACACCATCACGGTGAACATGCCCACCTGGGGCGGGGCACCCGTGGCCAGCACGCCGATCTTCGTCGGCACCGGCGCGAGCGCCTACGGCTTCAAGCCCAACACGCCGTACTACGTGGCCACCACGCCGACCACGGCCGGCTCGGGGTCCACGGCCACCTACACCTTCAAGGTGTCGGCCACCTGGCAGCAGCAGCTGTCCCCGGGGAACGTCCCGATCCAGGGCCCCGATGGCACGCCCACCAACATGGTCGACGTGCAGGCCGGGTCGGGAACCCTGCAGTGGGGTCCGATCCAGCCGGTGTCGCAGCTGGGATCGCAGCAGATCACATCCGGTCAGCTCAAGAAGAACGCCGATGGCTCGGTGACGCTGTGGATCGGCCCCACGCTGCCCGCGGGCGCGCCGGCCACCAACTGGCTGCCTTCGCCCTCGCAGGCCTACTACCAGCAGGTGTACGGCAAGGCGGGCATGCCCACCAACATCCGGCCGCTGCTGCGCATGTACTACCCGACGCCCGGCAGCGACACCGCGCCGTCCATCCTGCAGCCGCCCAGCGGGGCCACGCAGTCCACGTGGGTGCCGCCGCTGGTCACGAAGGTGGGGTAG
- a CDS encoding calcium-binding protein, which produces MARWPDVDELQLHGEYGSAQPCQQRHYHGERACHARVGVGRGAGRPPVGDHHRGRHRRRVDIGPGQQLDHPHRRRGAHRHRPGARWAHVVLGGHRQRDRRHHHVGADHQLHPAHPRCRAAVHGRGPRRQPVVRRGRRQQDRAHHHQRGDHRVLSGHHPQLVPVHHRGGPRGRDVVQQRECRERGDHHHGQPRTRAAASARAHALGRPERAHRRGHPGGAEPAQQHQGWPHHHHVPAALRGHRHLLVPARDHPGVAGPVASGACSRGGRVAPAPQCVRQWGRAGMLWKPGRDMCPWGCAMRRPTPVLITLAALALAAPATAATISGSGTAETLNGGPGNDSISAGAGSDVVNAGPGTDAVNGGPGNDTVNGGPGPDTVNGGPGNDTVNGGPGPDTVNGGPGNDTVNGGPGPDTVNGGPGNDTVNGGPGADQLSGGPGADIIICGPGTDTVRADASDTLLGCLGDTVIQAPAYSRSSPMPVRLQWNANDGYCGETAFIAAGMTFGQYTSQWTARQLANGNPSVDQTRPSSQLLLSWPAQGSTWQQAATAMRLNAEGFDPTQYEDQSDQYAGVFLSWVKNRFLTGSRVIIGMFNNTGLLEESGSGQPEYDHIVPVMGIGSAQPLVPDDDPGNPQDYRQKYYGTDQLTIGDNGLFGPFAPPAPNWGAGNTVTNPQGSTLYTATFDGVQKSRAQANAEGAACPFPGSNITNACAPWVYSIYDNATNLGNYAVAISGIADDTPGGPVALPVSLASSVNNEGQQPGDANGKMRSAPAGLPMSLTATVSGLQPGQAYNVYLYTDFASVPTGSFNANAAQATQSWKVTATGPTWTRTLSVTRALSTASSQRCTKAATTLPGGRPGGPYAVNTACTYAFRAVPAGAP; this is translated from the coding sequence ATGGCCAGATGGCCAGATGTGGATGAGCTACAGCTTCACGGCGAATATGGGTCGGCTCAACCCTGCCAACAGCGCCACTACCATGGTGAGCGGGCTTGCCACGCCCGGGTGGGCGTCGGCCGCGGGGCCGGACGGCCGCCAGTGGGTGACCACCACCGGGGGCGGCATCGCCGCCGTGTCGACATCGGGCCCGGGCAGCAACTGGACCATCCCCACCGCCGGCGCGGTGCCCATCGGCATCGCCCAGGGGCCCGATGGGCGCATGTGGTTCTCGGAGGGCACCGGCAACGCGATCGGCGCCATCACCATGTCGGGGCAGATCACCAGCTACACCCTGCCCACCCCCGATGCCGAGCCGCAGTACATGGCCGCGGGCCCCGACGGCAACCTGTGGTTCGCCGAGGCCGACGGCAACAAGATCGGGCGCATCACCACCAGCGGGGTGATCACCGAGTACTCAGCGGGCATCACCCCCAACTCGTACCCGTCCATCATCGCGGCGGGCCACGGGGGCGTGATGTGGTTCAGCAACGAGAATGCCGCGAGCGTGGGGACCATCACCACGGGCAACCCCGCACCCGGGCCGCCGCCTCCGCCCGTGCCCACGCCCTCGGTCGCCCCGAGCGGGCCCACCGACGTGGTCACCCCGGTGGCGCAGAACCTGCGCAGCAGCACCAAGGATGGCCGCACCACCATCACGTTCCGGCTGCGCTACGCGGCCACCGGCACCTACTCGTTCCGGCTCGAGACCATCCGGGTGTAGCCGGCCCCGTGGCCTCCGGTGCCTGTTCCCGCGGCGGTCGTGTCGCCCCAGCACCTCAATGCGTGCGTCAGTGGGGCAGGGCGGGTATGTTGTGGAAGCCCGGTCGTGACATGTGCCCCTGGGGGTGTGCAATGCGTCGCCCGACCCCAGTGCTCATCACCCTTGCCGCGCTCGCCCTGGCCGCTCCCGCCACGGCCGCCACCATTTCGGGATCGGGCACAGCGGAAACCCTGAACGGCGGACCCGGCAACGACTCGATCTCGGCCGGGGCAGGCAGCGACGTCGTGAACGCCGGTCCCGGAACCGATGCGGTGAACGGCGGGCCGGGCAACGACACCGTGAACGGCGGCCCGGGCCCGGACACCGTGAACGGCGGCCCGGGCAACGACACCGTGAACGGCGGCCCGGGCCCGGACACCGTGAACGGCGGCCCGGGCAACGACACCGTGAACGGCGGCCCGGGCCCGGACACCGTGAACGGCGGCCCGGGCAACGACACCGTGAACGGCGGCCCGGGCGCCGACCAGCTGTCGGGCGGACCGGGCGCCGACATCATCATCTGCGGCCCGGGCACCGACACCGTGCGCGCGGACGCATCCGACACGCTGCTCGGGTGCCTCGGTGACACGGTCATCCAGGCGCCGGCCTACTCCCGGTCATCCCCCATGCCGGTGCGCCTGCAGTGGAACGCCAACGACGGCTACTGCGGCGAGACGGCGTTCATCGCCGCCGGCATGACCTTCGGCCAGTACACCTCGCAGTGGACCGCGCGGCAGTTGGCCAACGGGAACCCGAGCGTGGACCAGACGCGGCCGTCGAGCCAGCTGCTGCTGTCATGGCCCGCGCAGGGCAGCACGTGGCAGCAGGCGGCCACCGCCATGCGCCTCAACGCCGAGGGCTTCGACCCGACGCAGTACGAGGACCAGAGCGACCAGTACGCCGGCGTGTTCCTGTCGTGGGTGAAGAACCGGTTCCTCACGGGCTCGCGGGTGATCATCGGCATGTTCAACAACACCGGGCTGCTCGAGGAGTCCGGATCCGGGCAGCCGGAGTACGACCACATCGTGCCCGTGATGGGCATCGGATCGGCCCAGCCGTTGGTGCCGGATGACGACCCCGGCAACCCCCAGGACTACCGGCAGAAGTACTACGGCACCGACCAGCTGACGATCGGCGACAACGGCCTGTTCGGGCCCTTCGCGCCGCCCGCCCCCAACTGGGGCGCCGGCAATACCGTGACCAACCCGCAGGGGTCGACGCTCTACACCGCAACCTTCGACGGCGTGCAGAAGTCGCGGGCCCAGGCCAATGCCGAGGGCGCGGCGTGCCCGTTCCCGGGCAGCAACATCACCAACGCCTGCGCCCCGTGGGTGTACTCCATCTACGACAACGCCACGAACCTGGGCAACTACGCGGTGGCCATCTCGGGGATCGCGGACGACACGCCCGGTGGCCCCGTGGCGTTGCCGGTGAGCCTGGCGAGCAGCGTCAATAACGAGGGCCAGCAGCCGGGCGATGCCAACGGCAAGATGCGCAGCGCACCGGCCGGCCTGCCGATGTCGCTCACGGCCACCGTGAGCGGCTTGCAGCCGGGGCAGGCCTACAACGTCTACCTCTACACCGACTTCGCATCGGTGCCCACCGGCAGCTTCAACGCGAATGCCGCGCAGGCCACGCAATCGTGGAAGGTCACGGCCACCGGCCCCACCTGGACCCGGACGCTGTCGGTCACGCGGGCGCTGAGCACCGCGTCGTCGCAGCGGTGCACCAAAGCGGCCACCACCCTGCCGGGCGGCCGGCCCGGGGGTCCGTACGCCGTGAACACCGCCTGCACCTACGCGTTCCGGGCGGTCCCGGCCGGCGCACCCTGA